In the genome of Coraliomargarita algicola, one region contains:
- a CDS encoding NAD(P)-dependent oxidoreductase, with translation MKFGLIAVGDAKARTNVLNSSEQTRSTSGAVTNAPTFALIPDEVNEFFPPSLQERAQTHYRESVWLNPGAPSYPQLESATVLVGAWRLRDIPIDFLKSRGGNLEYLCLLVGSPKRSITRKHIEEGLLVTNWGNVCSPNIAEGALTLILSRLRVIYRYRDELVRLGKWNNIRAETATLMGKRVSIHGFGNLARALIRLLKPFNVSIAVYAPGVPVELIRAVGAVAVDSLFHLAENCDVFVEAEALRADNHGCINQCVLSRLPIGSVFVNVARGALVNEVDLVQVAKDRDLKVALDVYQQEPLPSDSPLFSIPDVLLLPHMSGPTKDIRWICGELALDNLNLYYAGQQPKNVIGLQEFDRIT, from the coding sequence ATGAAATTTGGGCTGATTGCCGTGGGAGATGCAAAAGCTAGAACAAATGTATTGAACTCATCAGAACAAACTCGATCTACCTCCGGAGCGGTCACAAACGCTCCGACATTTGCACTTATTCCCGATGAAGTGAACGAGTTCTTTCCGCCATCTTTACAGGAAAGAGCTCAGACGCATTATCGAGAGAGCGTTTGGTTGAACCCTGGAGCCCCGTCCTATCCGCAGTTGGAATCTGCAACTGTTTTGGTCGGTGCATGGCGATTACGTGATATTCCGATTGATTTCTTAAAAAGCCGCGGTGGAAACCTTGAATATTTGTGCCTACTGGTGGGATCGCCGAAGCGCTCAATAACGAGAAAACATATTGAAGAGGGGCTGCTCGTTACCAATTGGGGGAATGTCTGTAGCCCCAATATTGCGGAAGGAGCCTTGACTTTAATTCTCTCCAGGTTGCGCGTGATTTATCGATATCGCGATGAGTTGGTTCGTCTTGGGAAATGGAATAATATACGTGCTGAAACGGCTACGCTTATGGGGAAGCGAGTATCCATACATGGTTTTGGTAATTTGGCGAGAGCGCTGATCAGGTTGCTGAAGCCCTTTAATGTAAGCATCGCGGTATATGCACCAGGAGTTCCCGTTGAATTGATTCGAGCTGTCGGCGCTGTAGCTGTTGATTCGTTGTTTCATTTGGCTGAGAACTGCGATGTTTTTGTGGAAGCAGAGGCCTTACGTGCGGATAATCACGGTTGCATAAATCAGTGTGTGCTTTCTCGACTTCCTATTGGAAGTGTATTCGTAAACGTGGCTCGTGGTGCTCTCGTTAACGAAGTCGATCTGGTTCAAGTGGCTAAGGATCGGGACTTGAAGGTTGCTTTGGATGTTTATCAGCAGGAACCGCTTCCCTCTGATTCACCACTTTTCAGTATTCCTGATGTGCTGCTATTACCTCACATGTCTGGCCCGACGAAAGACATCAGATGGATCTGCGGTGAACTGGCACTCGATAACCTCAATCTCTATTATGCCGGACAGCAGCCTAAAAATGTAATCGGACTTCAGGAATTTGATCGTATTACCTAA
- a CDS encoding type II secretion system protein gives MFNVSPSTFVPRRCQSSQPQTCSSRSAFTLIELLCVIAVVGILATILLPLLSSARVRASSAVSSSNLRSIGVAMQMYMHEHKGYLPGPITNAQFASYSSSLDKGLTYFLGTYLDAPEPTKTSQVLSCFTFPAYLDYDPNMKGPSYFATTSAKINGRTRNPWGYASSDPDKVGSPSQVFYVNDLDSNATMLLTEIDQQSPQVNGSEGWYTKLSPTPLHKSHRNQLFLDGSVRSVETK, from the coding sequence ATGTTTAATGTGAGCCCCAGCACATTCGTCCCCAGGAGATGCCAGAGTAGTCAGCCGCAAACTTGTTCGAGTCGGTCTGCCTTTACACTGATTGAATTACTGTGCGTCATTGCTGTTGTCGGAATTCTCGCAACGATATTGCTACCACTGCTTTCTTCTGCACGAGTCCGCGCCAGTTCGGCTGTCAGTTCTAGTAATCTGAGGTCTATTGGTGTGGCTATGCAAATGTACATGCATGAGCACAAGGGATACCTACCCGGGCCAATCACAAATGCGCAGTTTGCATCTTATTCTAGTAGTCTCGATAAGGGCTTAACCTATTTTCTTGGTACTTATCTCGATGCGCCTGAGCCTACGAAGACTAGCCAGGTGTTGAGCTGCTTCACATTTCCTGCGTATCTTGATTATGACCCGAATATGAAGGGGCCAAGCTACTTTGCTACGACCTCGGCAAAGATTAATGGGCGCACTCGAAACCCTTGGGGCTATGCAAGTAGTGATCCCGATAAAGTAGGCAGCCCATCTCAGGTGTTCTACGTTAATGATTTAGATTCAAATGCGACAATGCTGCTAACAGAAATTGATCAGCAATCGCCTCAAGTCAATGGATCCGAGGGGTGGTACACTAAGCTCTCGCCAACTCCGCTACATAAAAGTCACCGGAATCAACTCTTTCTCGACGGCTCAGTCCGATCTGTCGAAACGAAATAA
- the feoB gene encoding ferrous iron transport protein B: protein MSAAAANRRIALIGNPNTGKTSLFNTLTGMRQRVGNYSGVTVEKKTGTWQMPNGESVELIDLPGTYSLSASSLDERVAVDVISGHGMGGKAPDLVIVVVDVENLRRNLFLASQASELGVPMVIALNCWDVAEKKGLQIDSKLLEQRLGVPVVPTVAKRKSGTDELAKAVEKALLSRPILVRPKWPEPVQKAIASLREGLIDQHGESLSEGELQRLLFDRKSAVTERLKTASSEHAPIIQAARDQLYKDGFQPDAAESTLRFRFLNPLLNDVLERQSAMKKRSKSESIDQLLLHKFWGLLVFVGMMYVVFQSVYTWAGPIMDLIETMVGWVQGIASDALVATPMLQSLIADGIIGGVGAFLVFLPQILVLFFFISLLEASGYMARAAFLMDKLFQWCGLNGKSFVPLLTSFACAIPGIMATRTINDNKARLITILVAPLMSCSARLPVYLLLIGAFIEPKYGPNVAGATLFAMHFVGAFVAAPFAWALNKTVNKGRKPVPFVMELPHYRVPQVKLVFHRMYESGKEFVVRAGTVIFAMTIIIWALLYFPRSETIETEVRAQYMSELSQAEPVEATEFEWTPETEAELSKRIDATYLEQSYMGRFGKLVQPIFAPAGYDWKITVGVLASFPAREIIISTLGITYALGGEVDEESDDLRSTLSNAKWESGPRKGEPVFNIPVALSIMVFFALCMQCGATLAVIAKELNWWWAAGSFFALTALAWVAAVMVYQVGMLFI from the coding sequence ATGAGCGCCGCAGCAGCCAACCGTCGCATTGCTCTGATCGGGAATCCGAACACGGGCAAAACCTCTCTGTTTAATACGCTGACTGGCATGCGCCAGCGCGTGGGCAACTATTCAGGCGTGACGGTTGAGAAAAAGACGGGCACTTGGCAGATGCCCAATGGTGAGTCCGTCGAGTTAATCGATTTGCCGGGCACGTATAGTCTCAGCGCCAGCTCACTCGACGAGCGGGTGGCAGTCGACGTCATTAGTGGTCACGGCATGGGCGGCAAGGCCCCGGATCTAGTCATCGTCGTGGTCGATGTTGAAAACCTGCGCCGCAACCTCTTCCTGGCGTCGCAAGCCTCTGAGCTGGGCGTGCCTATGGTCATCGCACTGAATTGCTGGGATGTGGCAGAAAAAAAAGGCCTGCAAATCGACAGCAAACTACTGGAACAACGACTCGGCGTGCCGGTGGTGCCTACAGTCGCCAAACGTAAAAGCGGCACCGACGAACTCGCCAAAGCAGTCGAGAAAGCGCTCCTATCGCGTCCGATACTAGTGCGCCCCAAATGGCCCGAGCCCGTGCAAAAAGCGATCGCAAGCCTGCGCGAGGGCCTAATCGATCAACACGGCGAATCCCTCAGCGAAGGCGAGCTACAACGTCTATTATTCGACCGCAAGAGCGCAGTCACCGAACGCCTCAAGACAGCAAGCAGCGAGCACGCTCCGATCATCCAAGCCGCCCGTGATCAACTGTATAAAGACGGCTTTCAACCGGACGCCGCCGAATCGACACTACGCTTCCGCTTTTTGAATCCTCTACTCAACGATGTGCTGGAACGCCAATCGGCGATGAAAAAGCGCAGTAAGTCCGAGAGCATCGATCAACTGCTACTACACAAATTCTGGGGCCTGCTGGTCTTCGTGGGGATGATGTATGTAGTCTTCCAATCCGTTTACACCTGGGCGGGCCCGATCATGGACCTGATCGAAACAATGGTCGGCTGGGTACAAGGGATCGCTTCGGATGCACTCGTGGCCACACCGATGCTACAGAGCTTGATCGCCGACGGAATCATCGGCGGCGTGGGCGCATTCTTGGTCTTTTTACCACAGATCCTCGTGCTGTTTTTCTTTATCTCGCTACTGGAGGCCTCCGGCTACATGGCGCGGGCAGCCTTCCTGATGGACAAGCTATTTCAATGGTGCGGTCTCAACGGAAAAAGCTTCGTGCCCCTACTGACCAGTTTCGCTTGTGCGATCCCCGGCATCATGGCCACCCGCACGATCAACGACAATAAAGCACGCTTAATCACCATTTTGGTGGCACCGTTGATGAGCTGTTCCGCTCGCCTACCGGTTTATTTATTGCTCATTGGCGCCTTCATCGAACCGAAGTATGGCCCCAACGTAGCAGGTGCGACACTCTTTGCGATGCACTTTGTGGGCGCATTTGTGGCTGCACCCTTTGCCTGGGCTCTCAATAAAACGGTCAACAAGGGCCGCAAGCCAGTGCCCTTCGTAATGGAACTGCCCCACTACCGGGTTCCACAAGTTAAACTTGTCTTCCACCGCATGTATGAAAGCGGCAAAGAATTTGTGGTGCGCGCCGGCACCGTGATCTTCGCCATGACCATCATCATCTGGGCACTCCTTTATTTCCCACGTTCCGAGACAATCGAGACCGAGGTGCGGGCTCAATATATGAGTGAGCTCAGTCAAGCCGAGCCCGTCGAAGCCACAGAGTTTGAATGGACCCCAGAAACCGAGGCCGAACTTTCAAAGCGTATCGATGCCACCTATCTGGAACAGAGCTACATGGGGCGCTTTGGTAAACTGGTACAACCCATCTTCGCCCCTGCTGGCTATGACTGGAAAATCACAGTCGGCGTATTGGCCAGTTTCCCCGCGCGTGAAATCATCATTTCAACTCTCGGAATCACTTATGCACTGGGCGGCGAGGTCGACGAAGAGTCGGACGACTTACGTAGCACCTTGAGTAATGCCAAATGGGAATCCGGTCCACGCAAAGGCGAGCCTGTATTTAACATACCAGTCGCACTCTCGATCATGGTGTTTTTCGCACTCTGCATGCAGTGCGGTGCCACACTCGCAGTGATCGCGAAAGAGCTCAATTGGTGGTGGGCTGCAGGTAGCTTTTTTGCACTCACTGCCCTGGCATGGGTCGCCGCAGTCATGGTCTACCAAGTCGGCATGCTATTTATCTAA
- a CDS encoding polysaccharide lyase 6 family protein translates to MSRSTSILVLVAFVLAGVNWGIASEITVNSVETLKAAVSQAVPGDMIIVSSGDYSKPIDIVGRGSDVSHITIRSEQGAPVVLNGPIYLRGSYLSLEGFDFGPKGRVEFAEGRGHRLWRCRFDALKAGHWVRFQDEATHCEIGYCSFTNDDNAGESGNQQIIQILRSDETGPDYHHIHHNYFANVTPGEDSNGFETIQLFHGAEGGRGSSQSIVEYNVFERCNGEVEMISVKCSDNIIRYNLIKECRGGLVVRKGTGNLIEGNVFLGNNVEKTSGIRFQGNEQIVVNNFMSNLAYSAISLHNGDPENYYDPVQGATIAFNTIINCGRAFNIGVRHPKLDSSISPVDVVIANNILVTSGTQIFDPDGAMASWKVEGNLAFGTTPELADLSGFTFQDPLLVPSLGGIFVPTAGSPAITQAQGEYPDITKDIYGTPRSVEGKTIGAVEFTLPELPVSRATVGPDAAPHEATSILDSSVL, encoded by the coding sequence ATGAGCCGTTCTACTTCTATACTCGTTCTTGTTGCTTTCGTGCTCGCTGGGGTCAATTGGGGCATCGCATCCGAAATAACCGTCAACTCTGTCGAAACATTAAAAGCTGCCGTTTCCCAGGCCGTCCCGGGCGACATGATTATTGTCTCTTCAGGTGATTACAGCAAGCCGATCGACATTGTCGGGCGAGGTTCAGACGTATCACATATTACGATACGTTCGGAGCAGGGAGCTCCAGTTGTCCTTAATGGGCCGATTTACCTGCGAGGCTCGTATCTCAGTCTGGAAGGGTTTGATTTTGGTCCCAAGGGGCGAGTTGAGTTTGCTGAGGGGCGTGGCCATCGGCTTTGGCGCTGTCGCTTCGATGCTCTCAAGGCAGGGCATTGGGTGCGGTTTCAAGATGAGGCGACTCATTGTGAAATCGGTTATTGTTCATTTACGAATGACGACAACGCGGGGGAAAGCGGGAATCAGCAAATCATACAAATATTGCGGAGCGATGAAACAGGGCCCGATTATCATCACATTCACCACAATTATTTTGCCAACGTAACTCCGGGCGAGGACAGCAATGGTTTTGAAACGATTCAACTTTTCCACGGTGCCGAAGGTGGGCGTGGAAGCTCGCAATCCATTGTCGAATACAATGTGTTTGAGCGCTGTAATGGAGAAGTCGAAATGATTTCCGTTAAGTGCTCCGATAACATTATTCGCTATAACTTGATTAAGGAATGTCGTGGTGGCCTCGTTGTGCGCAAGGGGACTGGAAACCTGATCGAAGGCAATGTTTTCCTGGGTAATAATGTCGAGAAGACATCCGGTATCCGCTTTCAGGGAAATGAGCAAATCGTGGTCAATAATTTCATGTCTAACTTGGCCTACAGCGCAATCTCGCTGCATAATGGTGATCCTGAAAATTACTATGATCCAGTTCAGGGGGCAACCATTGCCTTCAATACCATCATCAATTGTGGTAGGGCTTTTAATATCGGTGTGCGACATCCAAAATTGGATTCTAGCATCTCGCCAGTGGATGTTGTCATTGCCAATAACATTTTGGTGACTTCTGGGACACAAATCTTTGATCCGGATGGTGCGATGGCTAGCTGGAAGGTTGAGGGGAATCTTGCATTCGGTACCACGCCTGAACTTGCAGATCTCTCTGGATTCACTTTCCAAGACCCATTGCTTGTGCCATCATTGGGAGGTATTTTTGTTCCCACCGCAGGGAGTCCCGCCATCACTCAAGCGCAGGGAGAATACCCGGATATTACCAAAGATATTTATGGGACGCCGCGTTCTGTAGAGGGTAAAACCATCGGTGCAGTTGAGTTTACGCTGCCCGAGTTACCAGTGAGTCGTGCGACCGTCGGGCCCGATGCAGCTCCACATGAGGCAACTAGTATCCTTGATTCCTCGGTACTATAA
- a CDS encoding gamma carbonic anhydrase family protein: MTIDERLSKYLDQTPAIDDSAYVAEGAVVIGAVSLGLNSSVWHNAVLRGDINTIEIGEGSNVQDGTVVHLADDYGVKVGKYVTIGHSAMIHACEIGDECLVGMQATILDGAVIGEQSIIGAGALVTKGTQIPAGSLVLGAPAKVVRALSDEERAGLKGLAEKYVTVSRGHKKRFS; this comes from the coding sequence ATGACTATAGATGAACGTCTCTCGAAATATCTTGATCAAACTCCGGCCATCGACGATTCGGCCTATGTGGCTGAAGGCGCCGTCGTCATTGGCGCCGTTTCCCTGGGGCTCAATTCCAGCGTGTGGCACAATGCAGTGCTGCGCGGCGACATCAATACCATCGAAATCGGCGAAGGCTCCAATGTGCAAGACGGCACCGTCGTGCATCTAGCCGACGACTACGGTGTAAAAGTCGGCAAATATGTAACCATCGGCCACTCAGCCATGATCCACGCCTGCGAAATTGGCGACGAATGCCTGGTCGGCATGCAGGCCACGATACTTGACGGCGCTGTCATCGGCGAACAATCGATTATCGGTGCAGGCGCACTGGTGACAAAAGGCACGCAAATCCCCGCAGGCTCGCTAGTGCTAGGGGCTCCAGCTAAAGTGGTGCGCGCACTCAGCGATGAGGAACGCGCGGGACTGAAAGGACTCGCCGAAAAATACGTGACCGTCTCGCGTGGCCACAAAAAGCGTTTCAGCTAG
- a CDS encoding GDSL-type esterase/lipase family protein → MRYAKANASMPFPDIAEQRVIFLGDSITDNWKLDEYFPGEGFINRGIGGQVTEQMLARLRQDVIALNPSIVCFLGGTNDIALGYSNEAILSNIRSIAKQCRESGIRLIISSILPISNYHKDREARRERSKLRPPARILALNDGLRAIAVEEDADYLDLHTVLVDSSGQMPADFSSDGLHPNSKAYGTMAPYILDAIGSVRRQRFNSL, encoded by the coding sequence ATGCGTTACGCTAAAGCCAATGCATCTATGCCGTTCCCTGATATTGCTGAACAAAGGGTGATTTTTCTAGGAGATTCCATCACTGATAATTGGAAGTTGGATGAGTATTTCCCAGGCGAAGGTTTTATCAACCGTGGAATAGGAGGGCAAGTTACCGAACAGATGCTGGCTCGATTACGGCAAGATGTTATTGCGCTAAATCCGTCGATTGTATGTTTTTTGGGAGGGACGAATGACATTGCACTCGGTTATTCAAATGAAGCCATACTATCGAATATCCGTAGCATTGCAAAGCAATGTCGTGAGTCTGGTATTCGTCTTATTATAAGTTCAATACTGCCCATATCAAACTACCACAAAGATCGTGAAGCGCGGCGTGAACGCAGTAAACTCAGGCCTCCCGCGCGTATTCTAGCCTTAAACGATGGGCTGCGGGCAATTGCAGTCGAAGAGGATGCTGATTACTTGGATCTTCACACAGTCTTGGTGGATTCATCTGGACAAATGCCTGCCGATTTCTCGAGCGACGGCTTACACCCAAATAGTAAAGCGTATGGCACCATGGCTCCATACATTCTAGACGCGATCGGATCCGTTCGGCGCCAGCGGTTTAACTCATTGTAA
- a CDS encoding glycoside hydrolase family 3 protein: protein MTPNPLELSPIERNQVVQIIEQLEPRERLAQLIHPILWAHWNPESPVDAFHKVSSLSCGGGFLGVANLAETSPLLRDLQQRSKVPLLISGDHESGCRAVGATSFGSLMNLAAVEPIEDAEKYAYQVAAETARQARSMGCHWNFGPVVDINYNWDNPITNHRSFGDNPHRIARLAQAYIRGMQEHGIAATAKHFPGDGMDSRDQHTVTSVNTLPLNEWEQSYGQTFKAAIDAGVMSIMTGWIAMLHRSSLHVRTGLRLPAVIDPAVQIDLLRSEMGFKGLVVTDAFKMGGLRAIYPDEGELAVEALRAGADMLLFIRNSVESTVDAIECALNDGRLNELAINRSVERIISMKAKLGLLEAMIPLPDEDIFSARVDNPKTIELSSQVGERSVTLVRDWASRYPLNLPKKSRILLVELGSGHLGKSGINVGENDDKTLVLDTISRELEGAGYEVDCARIPADVQDDISAYDAVFYISNISPRPQTGSVRISSQANACINWEAMQAGQPAYFVSFGNPYLIREIGVVDNYVCCYSRQPNVVIAYTKALLGQIQFRGKCPVDLMLW from the coding sequence ATGACACCGAACCCTCTTGAACTAAGTCCTATTGAGCGTAATCAGGTCGTTCAGATTATCGAACAGCTTGAGCCTCGCGAGCGATTGGCTCAACTGATACATCCGATCCTTTGGGCGCACTGGAACCCTGAGTCGCCTGTCGATGCGTTTCATAAAGTAAGTTCACTATCATGTGGCGGAGGATTTCTAGGTGTTGCGAATCTCGCTGAGACGAGTCCATTACTGCGTGATCTGCAACAGCGGTCTAAAGTGCCGTTACTGATTTCTGGTGACCATGAGAGCGGTTGTCGAGCAGTCGGGGCGACTTCATTTGGTTCTCTAATGAATTTGGCTGCAGTTGAACCGATTGAAGATGCAGAGAAATATGCTTATCAGGTGGCTGCGGAAACAGCTCGGCAAGCTCGCAGTATGGGGTGTCATTGGAATTTCGGCCCAGTTGTCGATATTAACTATAATTGGGATAACCCGATCACAAATCACCGCTCTTTTGGGGATAATCCGCATCGGATTGCTCGCTTGGCGCAGGCATATATCCGTGGCATGCAGGAGCATGGAATCGCTGCAACGGCCAAGCATTTCCCAGGTGATGGAATGGATTCCCGTGATCAGCATACTGTGACGAGTGTGAATACACTTCCGCTTAACGAATGGGAGCAGTCGTATGGTCAAACTTTTAAGGCTGCGATAGATGCAGGTGTCATGAGTATTATGACAGGCTGGATTGCGATGCTACACCGTTCCAGTTTACATGTCAGAACAGGTTTGCGATTACCTGCAGTTATAGATCCAGCCGTTCAGATTGATCTGTTACGCTCGGAGATGGGCTTCAAGGGCTTGGTCGTCACTGATGCTTTTAAAATGGGAGGATTGCGCGCAATCTATCCAGATGAAGGAGAGCTTGCAGTGGAGGCATTGCGTGCGGGCGCGGATATGCTGCTTTTTATTCGAAATAGTGTCGAATCAACTGTGGATGCGATTGAGTGTGCCTTGAATGACGGGAGGTTGAATGAGCTTGCAATTAACCGTTCGGTTGAACGCATCATTTCAATGAAAGCCAAACTCGGCTTACTGGAAGCGATGATCCCGCTGCCGGATGAGGATATATTCTCGGCTCGGGTGGATAATCCAAAGACGATTGAACTCTCCAGTCAGGTAGGTGAAAGGTCTGTCACTCTTGTCCGTGATTGGGCTTCCCGTTATCCTTTAAATCTGCCCAAGAAATCACGAATACTTTTAGTCGAGCTGGGATCGGGGCACCTAGGGAAGTCCGGCATCAATGTCGGAGAAAACGATGATAAAACATTGGTTTTGGATACTATCAGTAGGGAACTTGAAGGAGCGGGGTACGAAGTCGACTGCGCTAGGATTCCCGCAGATGTCCAAGACGACATCAGTGCCTATGACGCGGTTTTTTATATTTCAAACATTAGCCCACGACCTCAGACAGGTAGCGTTAGAATATCTTCTCAAGCAAATGCCTGCATTAATTGGGAAGCCATGCAAGCGGGACAGCCAGCTTATTTCGTGTCGTTTGGGAATCCATATTTGATTCGTGAAATCGGAGTTGTTGACAATTATGTATGCTGTTATTCAAGGCAACCCAATGTTGTGATTGCCTATACTAAAGCATTACTCGGGCAAATTCAGTTTAGAGGGAAGTGCCCCGTAGATTTGATGCTTTGGTAG
- a CDS encoding SOS response-associated peptidase: MCGRYTLHVQKQKLAKAIALALPDAYEPDYNIGPGREVLSIANRARQTPSAAMMQWGLRTPQNFHINARIETADTSPRFRDSWHAHRCLLPANGYYEWYQDGITKQPYYIYPEQGELYYFAGLWFPAPKDAPFPSVVVLTTAAHDSLRDIHERMPVILPNNSSADWLDGALDKRDTLALSDKVSLQKHPVSRRVNSVHNKDSQLIEATSAQSDDQMMLF, from the coding sequence ATGTGCGGACGCTACACACTGCACGTACAAAAACAAAAACTGGCAAAGGCCATCGCGCTAGCACTGCCTGATGCCTATGAACCAGACTATAACATCGGTCCGGGCCGGGAAGTGCTCAGCATTGCAAACCGCGCACGCCAGACACCCTCAGCTGCGATGATGCAATGGGGCCTGCGAACCCCGCAAAATTTCCACATCAACGCTCGTATCGAAACCGCGGACACAAGCCCCCGATTCCGCGACAGTTGGCACGCGCATCGCTGCCTGCTACCAGCCAACGGCTATTACGAATGGTATCAAGACGGCATCACCAAACAGCCCTACTACATCTACCCCGAACAAGGTGAGCTATATTATTTCGCGGGGCTCTGGTTCCCTGCCCCTAAAGATGCCCCCTTCCCGTCGGTAGTCGTGCTCACAACCGCCGCCCACGATTCTCTGCGCGATATCCATGAACGCATGCCGGTCATTTTACCTAATAATTCTAGTGCCGACTGGCTGGACGGCGCGCTCGACAAACGCGACACACTCGCACTCTCGGATAAGGTTTCACTGCAAAAACATCCCGTCTCACGAAGAGTCAACAGCGTGCACAATAAAGACAGTCAATTAATCGAAGCCACCTCGGCACAGTCAGACGATCAAATGATGTTGTTTTAA
- a CDS encoding FeoA family protein: MRLNEIKKGGLFRVKNLDCCNDCVSRLMSMGLLPDQEIRLVHEAPLGDPIAVEFNGCHISVRLEDAAHVEVEEIL, encoded by the coding sequence ATGCGACTGAACGAAATCAAAAAAGGCGGACTTTTCCGCGTCAAAAACCTGGATTGCTGCAACGACTGCGTCTCGCGGCTGATGTCTATGGGCTTATTGCCGGACCAGGAGATTCGTCTCGTGCATGAAGCACCGCTGGGCGATCCGATTGCTGTGGAATTCAACGGCTGCCACATTAGTGTACGTCTGGAAGATGCCGCTCACGTGGAGGTGGAAGAGATTTTATGA
- a CDS encoding Glu/Leu/Phe/Val dehydrogenase, which produces MDPCNTPACQSAREIFHELDDYYDDHNLYFQTISSVLDAANLLKVDQRLKLILSQPKNEIMVHCPVKMDDGRWRLFKGYRVQHNNVLGPYKGGIRYHGEVKLDEVKTLALLMTMKCALARLPFGGAKGALKIDPRSVSRSELERVTRRLTAALGNNIGPDYDIPAPDMGTNAQIMAWMADTYINFAESSTKVTARGVVTGKPLEFGGSAGREKATGQGLVYVLDALLPGMDMDVSKLSFSLIGYGNVGSWTARLLQARGSQLKAVMDHTGAICNEAGIDAEALAQHVQATGGVNGFTGADAIDAPNFYSTPVDLFIPAALEQMVDLEHAERLQCKVLVEAANAPTTPRAEQHLLQKGVEVLPAILCNAGGVTVSYFEWKQNRQSETWDEELVDERLRKVMTRSAERVLATAKRLDCSMRLASYAAAIAHIDKVYEMRGVFP; this is translated from the coding sequence ATGGACCCCTGCAACACCCCAGCCTGCCAATCCGCCCGGGAAATTTTCCACGAATTGGATGATTACTACGATGATCACAACCTCTACTTCCAGACCATTAGCTCGGTGCTGGATGCAGCCAACCTGCTCAAAGTAGACCAACGTCTCAAACTCATCCTCTCACAGCCCAAGAACGAGATCATGGTGCACTGCCCCGTCAAAATGGACGATGGGCGCTGGCGCCTGTTTAAGGGCTACCGCGTGCAACACAATAACGTGCTGGGCCCCTACAAAGGCGGCATCCGCTACCACGGCGAAGTCAAGCTGGACGAGGTCAAGACACTCGCACTGCTCATGACGATGAAATGCGCGCTGGCCCGCCTGCCCTTCGGCGGCGCCAAAGGAGCGCTTAAGATCGATCCACGCTCGGTCAGCCGCAGCGAGCTCGAACGCGTCACTCGCCGCCTGACCGCTGCGCTGGGTAACAATATCGGCCCGGATTACGACATTCCTGCCCCCGACATGGGCACCAATGCACAAATCATGGCATGGATGGCCGATACCTATATCAATTTCGCCGAGTCCTCCACCAAGGTCACCGCACGCGGCGTCGTCACCGGCAAACCCCTCGAATTCGGCGGCTCCGCCGGCCGCGAAAAAGCCACTGGTCAGGGGCTGGTCTATGTGCTCGACGCCCTCCTCCCGGGCATGGACATGGACGTATCGAAGCTCAGTTTCAGCCTGATCGGCTATGGCAATGTCGGCTCATGGACCGCTCGCTTGCTCCAAGCACGCGGCAGTCAACTCAAAGCAGTGATGGACCACACCGGTGCCATCTGCAACGAAGCCGGCATCGACGCCGAAGCACTGGCGCAGCACGTGCAAGCCACTGGCGGCGTGAACGGTTTCACCGGAGCCGACGCAATCGACGCGCCCAATTTCTACAGCACCCCGGTCGACCTCTTCATACCTGCCGCACTGGAGCAGATGGTGGACCTCGAACACGCCGAACGCTTGCAATGTAAAGTGCTGGTCGAAGCGGCCAACGCTCCCACTACCCCACGCGCAGAGCAGCATCTACTCCAAAAAGGCGTGGAAGTGCTGCCCGCGATTCTGTGCAACGCCGGCGGTGTGACCGTGAGTTATTTCGAATGGAAGCAAAATCGACAATCCGAGACCTGGGATGAAGAACTAGTCGACGAGCGTCTGCGTAAAGTGATGACACGCTCCGCCGAGCGCGTGCTGGCCACCGCCAAGCGCCTCGACTGCAGCATGCGCCTTGCCTCCTACGCGGCCGCGATCGCACACATCGATAAAGTCTATGAGATGCGCGGCGTATTTCCGTAA